One part of the Arabidopsis thaliana chromosome 1 sequence genome encodes these proteins:
- a CDS encoding uncharacterized protein (BEST Arabidopsis thaliana protein match is: short-chain dehydrogenase-reductase B (TAIR:AT3G12800.1); Has 109 Blast hits to 109 proteins in 14 species: Archae - 0; Bacteria - 0; Metazoa - 0; Fungi - 0; Plants - 107; Viruses - 0; Other Eukaryotes - 2 (source: NCBI BLink).) has translation MPLYKLGEKWDIAMAALYLSCDSGKYVSGLTLVVDAELCLSKPRHLAKEAVKQLSRAVAKKSRAKRMIITMFWCILYKECSIKTKNVFGALPEEKYKSLDSKSADDALEKEDKLRSAFDRVQALDETMVNQKGILAYIEKKKKKKRMATSACVPTMSITWVKSPSNPRRRRGSMLAKDDGNSTVWFVVYPVEKRA, from the exons ATGCCTCTTTATAAACTTGGAGAGAAGTGGGATATCGCAATGGCTGCACTCTACTTGAGCTGTGATTCTG GGAAATATGTGAGTGGACTAACACTGGTGGTAGATGCAGAACTGTGTCTTAGCAAACCTCGCCATTTGGCCAAAGAAGCGGTGAAACAACTCTCTCGTGCAGTGGCGAAGAAGTCTAGGGCCAAGCGAATGATTATTACTATGTTTTGGTGCATATTATACAAAGAATGTAgtattaaaaccaaaaacgtCTTTGGTGCTTTG CCAGAAGAAAAGTACAAGTCCCTTGACTCAAAATCAGCAGATGATGCTTTAGAGAAAGAGGATAAACTTCGGTCCGCTTTTGACCGGGTTCAA GCTTTGGATGAAACGATGGTTAATCAAAAGGGTATTCTTGCAtatattgagaagaaaaagaagaagaagagaatg GCGACTAGCGCTTGCGTCCCAACCATGAGTATTACTTGGGTTAAGTCCCCAAGCAAtccaagaagaaggagaggtTCCATGTTGGCGAAAGACGATGGAAACAGTACCGTTTGGTTCGTTGTATATCCAGTGGAGAAAAGAGCCTAA